A window of Caretta caretta isolate rCarCar2 chromosome 13, rCarCar1.hap1, whole genome shotgun sequence contains these coding sequences:
- the LOC142068889 gene encoding olfactory receptor 10A6-like, which yields MANTEWRNQTAITEFILLGFGDLPALQILLFLLFLVIYIVTLAGNILVIVLVVANQHLHTPMYFFLGNLSCLETCYTSTILPRMLASLLTAVIKLSCSVTHQMELVTFLGSFLFTLPPFLLTLTSYVCIITAILRIPSSTGRQKAFSTCSSHLIVVTTFYGMLIIVYILPKTKMLLELNKVFSVFYTILTPLANPLTYSLRNKEVMEALRKAVRNAVAFMSSFMEGDVKWSV from the exons ATGGCAAACACAGAGTGGAGAAACCAAACGGCCATCACAGAATTCATCCTCCTGGGATTTGGGGATCTACCTGCATTGCAGATCCTTCTCTTCCTGTTGTTTCTAGTGATCTACATTGTGACCTTGGCTGGGAACATCCTTGTCATTGTGCTAGTTGTGGCTAATcagcaccttcacacccccatgtacttcttcctggggaacttgtcctgcttggagacctgctacacctccaccatcctgcccaggatgctggccagtctcctgacag CAGTGATAAAACTCTCCTGTAGTGTCACCCATCAGATGGAACTTGTGACCTTCTTGGGCTCCTTCCTATTCACTTTACCACCATTTCTATTAACCCTGACATCCTACGTTTGTATCATAACTgccatcctgagaatcccttctAGCACTGGaaggcaaaaggccttttccacctgctcctctcaccttATTGTGGTTACTACTTTCTATGGCATGCTAATCATTGTGTATATTTTACCAAAAACCAAGATGCTGCTAGAGCTTAACAAAGTGTTCTCTGTCTTCTACACCATCCTGACTCCCCTGGCCAACCCCCTCacctacagcctgagaaacaaagaagtcatgGAGGCCCTGAGAAAAGCTGTCAGGAACGCTGTGGCTTTCATGAGCTCATTTATGGAGGGTGACGTGAAATGGAGTGTATGA